One genomic region from Vallitalea longa encodes:
- a CDS encoding extracellular solute-binding protein: MGKVFKQSIIVILAGILMVSMVGCGKTDTVNGSSDDTKSMKVTNEVDENINLTGYPIAKEPIILTMTGKQGVTKDWQNTVQLEQFKEQFGLDIKAEPYSNDSWKTQFTLMLSTDELTDIVVNSATSLTEINKYGEQGYFLPLNEYLEYMPNFKARLEEYPEWKAAITAPDGNIYSIAKFDMDPTRVTPRIFLNQVWLDNVGMEEPTNLEKLYEVLKAFKEQDANGNGDPNDEIPMAYDRNFYWRTDIPFLSAFGINGFTPDYLSIENDGIITSGNITDNYKEFLKYMRKLYSEGLIDQEAYVQTRQELESKANEDRIGLVGCPSAPYVVAKKDGSWDRNWTAIGGLTEKEGQQGVIPMNSKVTDSAVFIVNANTKHPIAIARLIDYLCTDKGILTGEYGFEGHSYEFKEVEGINVVELPVPEGYKSKEEYRQQKAIIQGAFLLMTGTKGRPEEVVMSMTDERLEEVMADSDNNEFSYWLLLIERLRRKENIKHEEVLPKLVYTEKEGERVATLKTDITTYIDTAIAQFVTGEVDIDEDWDNYIATLKQMGLDELNKIEQTAYDRMFK; the protein is encoded by the coding sequence ATGGGAAAAGTATTTAAGCAAAGTATTATAGTTATATTAGCGGGGATATTAATGGTATCAATGGTTGGTTGTGGAAAAACGGATACTGTTAATGGTAGTTCAGATGACACCAAAAGCATGAAAGTAACTAATGAAGTAGACGAAAACATTAATTTAACAGGTTATCCTATTGCTAAAGAACCTATTATACTTACAATGACAGGAAAACAAGGTGTAACAAAGGATTGGCAAAATACAGTTCAGCTTGAACAGTTTAAAGAGCAATTTGGACTTGATATCAAAGCAGAACCTTATTCTAATGATTCATGGAAGACACAATTTACATTAATGTTATCTACTGACGAGCTAACAGACATTGTAGTTAATAGCGCAACATCATTAACTGAAATAAATAAATATGGAGAGCAAGGATATTTCTTACCATTAAATGAATACTTAGAATATATGCCTAACTTTAAGGCTAGATTAGAAGAGTATCCTGAATGGAAAGCTGCGATAACAGCACCTGATGGTAATATCTATTCAATAGCAAAATTTGATATGGATCCAACTAGAGTAACTCCTAGAATCTTCTTAAATCAAGTTTGGCTTGATAATGTAGGAATGGAAGAACCTACTAATCTTGAAAAACTTTATGAAGTTCTAAAAGCATTTAAAGAACAAGATGCTAATGGAAATGGAGATCCAAATGATGAAATTCCTATGGCGTATGATCGTAACTTCTATTGGCGTACTGATATTCCTTTTTTATCAGCATTTGGTATAAATGGATTTACACCTGATTACTTGTCAATTGAAAATGATGGAATTATTACGTCAGGAAATATTACTGATAATTATAAAGAATTTTTAAAATATATGAGGAAACTATATTCAGAAGGATTAATAGATCAAGAGGCATATGTTCAAACTAGACAAGAACTTGAATCTAAAGCAAATGAAGATCGTATTGGACTTGTAGGTTGTCCTTCAGCACCATATGTAGTAGCTAAAAAAGATGGCTCGTGGGATAGAAATTGGACAGCTATTGGAGGGTTGACAGAAAAAGAGGGGCAACAAGGAGTAATACCAATGAATAGTAAGGTTACAGATAGTGCAGTATTTATTGTAAATGCAAATACTAAGCATCCCATAGCAATTGCACGTTTAATTGATTATCTTTGTACAGATAAAGGAATTTTAACTGGAGAATATGGATTCGAAGGACATTCTTATGAATTTAAAGAAGTAGAAGGTATTAATGTTGTTGAACTTCCAGTACCAGAGGGTTATAAATCAAAAGAGGAATATAGACAGCAAAAAGCAATTATTCAAGGGGCATTTTTGTTGATGACAGGTACAAAAGGTCGTCCTGAGGAAGTAGTAATGAGTATGACTGATGAACGCCTTGAAGAAGTTATGGCTGATTCAGACAATAATGAATTTAGTTATTGGCTGTTATTAATTGAGAGATTAAGACGTAAAGAAAATATTAAACATGAAGAAGTTCTTCCAAAACTTGTTTATACAGAAAAGGAAGGAGAAAGAGTAGCTACTTTGAAAACAGATATTACAACGTATATTGATACAGCTATTGCTCAGTTTGTAACTGGTGAAGTTGATATTGATGAAGATTGGGATAATTATATCGCAACACTAAAGCAAATGGGACTTGATGAATTAAATAAAATTGAACAAACAGCATATGATCGTATGTTTAAGTAA
- a CDS encoding sulfatase family protein, protein MPKNKKPNILHIFVDQMRHDTIAALGNPVIKTPNLDRLAQSGISFTNAYTPSPVCIAARCSMIYGQYPMHTGTYENRAMPQDGRETFMDGLKDNGYHTYGIGKCHFSPNSEALLGFEERERQEELTRLDLDKEPYLQLLKDKGYDYVCEPHGIRGEMYYVPQPSQLPESLHPTTWIRERTQAFLERKKDSDKPWYLFSSFIHPHPPFAPPNPWHKIYRGALMPLPNVPANVDSLQTYVNKCQNRYKYKDQGLDNNLLRTMKAYYYACISFIDYQVGLILDTLESTGQLDNTLIIFTSDHGEHLGDYNCFGKRSFHDTAARIPMLVSMPGKFEGGVTCDTPVSLIDLAPTFLNLGNANIKSHELDGEDLYDIFTGASKRDTVFGQLSYFNPRNSIVEDNDKVSPILRENEELWRASASTYMAVSKDWKYFYSAPDEQEYLFNKKTDPFETRNSAGLVFNKQNLLTMRHKTMDFLRNGNETAGVEGDQWKLFGKKIIPDDPDTGLLIQDTKMPWVKNEVKNYSEHNLDRMF, encoded by the coding sequence ATGCCAAAAAACAAAAAGCCAAATATTTTACACATTTTTGTTGATCAAATGCGTCATGATACTATTGCAGCGCTCGGCAATCCTGTGATTAAAACACCAAATCTTGATAGACTAGCACAAAGTGGTATTTCTTTCACAAATGCATACACGCCTTCTCCTGTATGCATAGCAGCCAGATGTTCTATGATTTACGGTCAATATCCAATGCATACTGGCACCTATGAAAATAGAGCAATGCCACAAGATGGCAGAGAAACTTTTATGGATGGTCTTAAAGATAACGGTTACCATACCTATGGTATTGGAAAATGTCACTTTTCTCCAAATTCAGAAGCATTACTTGGCTTTGAAGAAAGAGAACGTCAAGAAGAATTAACAAGACTTGACCTTGATAAAGAACCATACCTCCAATTACTTAAAGATAAAGGATATGATTATGTTTGTGAACCTCATGGTATAAGAGGTGAAATGTATTATGTACCACAACCTTCTCAATTACCTGAATCTCTACATCCAACTACTTGGATTAGAGAACGTACTCAAGCTTTTTTAGAAAGAAAAAAAGATTCAGATAAACCATGGTATCTTTTTTCAAGTTTTATCCATCCTCATCCACCTTTTGCGCCACCAAATCCTTGGCACAAAATATATAGGGGTGCTTTAATGCCGCTACCTAATGTACCTGCAAATGTTGATTCTCTTCAAACATATGTTAACAAATGTCAAAACAGATACAAATATAAGGATCAAGGACTTGATAATAATCTTCTACGCACAATGAAAGCTTACTATTATGCTTGTATTTCATTCATAGATTATCAAGTAGGATTAATTTTAGATACCTTGGAATCAACTGGTCAGCTAGATAATACTTTAATTATCTTTACAAGTGATCATGGTGAACATCTAGGTGACTATAATTGTTTTGGAAAAAGAAGTTTTCATGATACAGCTGCTAGAATACCAATGTTAGTCTCAATGCCAGGTAAATTTGAAGGTGGTGTTACTTGTGATACACCAGTCAGCTTAATTGACTTAGCTCCTACTTTCTTAAATCTTGGTAATGCTAACATAAAATCACACGAACTAGATGGTGAAGATCTTTATGATATTTTTACGGGAGCATCAAAAAGAGATACTGTCTTTGGTCAACTTTCATATTTTAATCCAAGAAATAGTATTGTTGAAGACAACGATAAAGTAAGCCCTATCCTTCGTGAAAATGAAGAATTGTGGCGCGCTAGTGCTTCAACTTATATGGCAGTATCTAAAGATTGGAAATATTTCTATAGTGCCCCTGATGAACAAGAATATTTATTCAACAAGAAAACAGATCCTTTTGAAACAAGAAATTCTGCTGGTCTTGTGTTTAATAAACAAAACCTACTTACTATGAGACATAAAACAATGGACTTTCTAAGAAATGGTAATGAAACCGCAGGTGTTGAAGGTGATCAATGGAAATTATTTGGTAAAAAAATAATACCTGATGATCCTGACACCGGGTTACTTATACAAGATACTAAAATGCCATGGGTAAAAAATGAAGTAAAAAATTATAGTGAACATAATCTTGATAGAATGTTTTAA
- a CDS encoding AraC family transcriptional regulator, protein MQNNSDAMQKKIIKISISDINPYIRRASKHIIEAGFYTGIRINPHYQLHYICKGKGMFIIGNQSYNVTEGDFLIWGPGQLHSIKSDVLMPLLVIGVQFDMTRNHCHLDYPCIHYNEKSFSWNKVNEVVEFNDLNKLSSYSQVKDRVRIKYYLEEVQRLYCLRSTYCQGVISGLLKAALTLVIENNLYNLTYNIGSKISVETIINYLKTHSDEKMTNSFLGQRFNYHPNHLNKLVLNCTGQTIQQYLITLRMNKAVDLLQHSNNTIGEIAEEVGGYSIHYFSRLFKKKIGVSPKVFRG, encoded by the coding sequence ATGCAAAATAATTCTGATGCAATGCAAAAAAAAATTATAAAGATATCAATTAGTGATATTAACCCATATATTAGAAGGGCATCAAAACACATAATTGAAGCTGGATTTTATACAGGGATAAGAATAAATCCCCATTATCAATTGCATTATATTTGTAAAGGTAAAGGTATGTTTATAATAGGAAATCAAAGTTATAATGTTACGGAAGGTGATTTCTTGATTTGGGGTCCTGGACAGTTACATAGTATTAAATCGGATGTTTTAATGCCATTACTAGTAATCGGTGTGCAATTTGATATGACTAGAAATCATTGTCACCTTGATTATCCTTGTATACATTATAATGAAAAGTCGTTTTCGTGGAATAAAGTTAATGAAGTTGTAGAATTTAATGATCTAAATAAATTATCTTCTTATAGCCAAGTTAAGGATAGAGTAAGGATAAAATACTATTTGGAAGAAGTTCAAAGATTATATTGTTTAAGAAGTACGTATTGTCAAGGAGTAATAAGTGGTTTGTTAAAGGCTGCTTTGACTTTAGTGATAGAAAATAACCTATATAATTTGACATATAATATAGGAAGTAAAATTTCTGTTGAAACTATCATAAATTATCTAAAAACACACTCTGATGAAAAAATGACAAATTCATTTCTTGGACAACGGTTTAACTATCATCCAAATCATTTGAATAAATTAGTATTGAATTGTACTGGACAAACAATTCAACAGTATTTAATAACATTACGTATGAACAAGGCAGTTGACTTGTTACAGCATAGTAATAATACAATCGGAGAAATTGCAGAAGAGGTTGGGGGATATTCCATTCATTATTTTTCTAGATTATTCAAAAAAAAGATTGGTGTGTCACCTAAAGTTTTTAGAGGGTGA
- a CDS encoding extracellular solute-binding protein — translation MGIIFKKSIIVVLTGILMVSMVGCGKTDTVNGSSDDTKSTKVTNEVDENINLTGYPIAKEPITLTMTGRQGATKDWQNTIQLEQIKEQFGLDIQAEPYSNDSWKTQFTLMLSTNELTDIVVNSATSLAIINQYGAQGYFLPLNEYLEYMPNLKARFEEYPEWKAALTAPDGNIYSIAPFNMDPTREIPRIFLNQVWLDNVGMEEPTNLNELYEVLKAFKEKDANGNGDSDDEIPMAYDRNFYWYTDIPLLSAFGLQGYTRDYLLIEDNGTIASGNVTDNYKKFLKYMRKLYSEGLIDQEAYIQTRQEVESKANEDRVGLVGCPSAPYVVAKKDQTWDKNWTAIGGLTEKAGQQGVIPLKNKVTDSGVFIVNAETKHPIEIARLIDYLCTDEGILTGTHGFKGHSYELIEMEGVKVADLPLPEGYKSQGEYRQQRAVIQGAFMMMTGTVGYPEEAVLNMTDERLEKVIANPDSLNIELEYWRLLIERLRRKENLEYKQVVPNLVYKEKEEKRVATLKTDIMTYIDTAVAQFVTGEVDIDEGWDAYVTTLKQMGLDELIEIEQTAYDRMFK, via the coding sequence ATGGGAATAATATTTAAGAAAAGTATTATAGTTGTATTAACGGGGATATTAATGGTATCAATGGTTGGTTGTGGAAAAACTGATACTGTTAATGGTAGTTCAGATGACACCAAAAGCACGAAAGTAACTAATGAAGTAGACGAAAACATTAATTTAACAGGTTATCCTATTGCTAAAGAACCTATTACACTTACAATGACAGGAAGACAAGGTGCAACAAAGGATTGGCAAAACACAATTCAACTTGAACAGATTAAAGAGCAATTTGGACTTGATATACAAGCAGAACCTTATTCCAACGATTCATGGAAAACACAATTTACATTAATGTTATCTACCAATGAGTTAACAGATATTGTAGTAAATAGTGCAACATCATTAGCTATAATAAACCAATATGGTGCACAAGGATATTTCTTACCATTAAATGAATACTTAGAATATATGCCTAATCTTAAGGCTAGATTTGAAGAATATCCTGAATGGAAAGCAGCTCTTACAGCACCTGATGGTAATATCTATTCAATAGCTCCCTTTAATATGGATCCCACTAGAGAAATTCCCAGAATCTTTTTGAATCAAGTTTGGCTTGATAATGTAGGAATGGAAGAACCTACTAATCTTAATGAACTTTATGAAGTGCTAAAAGCTTTTAAAGAAAAAGATGCTAATGGAAATGGAGATTCAGATGATGAAATTCCTATGGCTTATGATCGTAATTTCTATTGGTATACAGACATCCCTCTTTTATCAGCTTTTGGTTTACAAGGATATACACGAGATTATTTGTTAATTGAAGATAATGGAACGATTGCATCAGGAAATGTTACTGATAATTATAAAAAATTCTTAAAATATATGAGAAAATTATATTCAGAAGGTTTAATAGATCAAGAGGCATATATTCAAACTAGACAAGAAGTTGAATCTAAAGCAAATGAAGATCGTGTTGGACTTGTAGGTTGTCCTTCAGCACCATACGTAGTAGCTAAAAAAGATCAAACTTGGGATAAAAATTGGACAGCTATTGGAGGCTTGACTGAAAAAGCTGGACAACAAGGAGTAATTCCATTAAAGAATAAGGTTACAGATAGTGGAGTGTTTATTGTAAATGCAGAAACAAAACATCCTATAGAAATTGCACGCTTAATTGATTACCTTTGTACAGATGAAGGAATTTTAACTGGAACTCATGGATTTAAAGGACATTCTTATGAATTAATAGAAATGGAAGGGGTTAAAGTTGCTGATCTTCCTTTGCCAGAGGGTTATAAATCACAGGGTGAATATAGACAGCAAAGAGCAGTTATTCAAGGTGCATTTATGATGATGACAGGAACAGTAGGTTATCCAGAGGAAGCAGTATTAAACATGACAGATGAACGTCTTGAAAAAGTTATTGCTAATCCAGATAGTCTCAATATTGAATTAGAATATTGGAGATTGTTAATTGAGCGTTTAAGACGTAAAGAAAATCTTGAATATAAACAAGTAGTACCTAATCTTGTTTATAAAGAAAAAGAAGAGAAAAGGGTAGCCACGCTAAAAACAGATATTATGACATATATTGATACAGCTGTTGCTCAGTTTGTAACGGGTGAAGTTGATATTGATGAAGGTTGGGATGCTTATGTTACAACACTAAAGCAAATGGGACTCGATGAATTGATTGAAATTGAACAAACAGCATACGATCGTATGTTTAAGTAA